In the Cellvibrio sp. KY-GH-1 genome, TGATATGCAAACCATAACCTGACCAGGCACTCACTACACTGAGACGGTATTGTTCACCTTTCTGGCTACGCATTAATGGAAAATTGGCAGGAATTTGAACCAATGGCATAGTTGCAATATCCGGATTAACCGGCATCAATCGACGCGGTGCGTATAGCGACTGCGAAGCGAAACGTGTGAGCACAATCTCTGGTGGATCTAATAGATCCTGAACACCTTCCAACAAATCCCTGGGCGGTTCATCATTGTGTTGTGCAATAACACGATCCGGATCTTCGATTACAAGGGATTCCGCTAATGCATTTTCCTGCGTAACCAGGTCAATTAAATACACTGTTTGGTTATCTGCGCTCGGGGCGACGACTCTAGCTTTATCGAACGGCTGGGTCGCTTTCCAATAAACAATTTGCTGATTGGGTGCAAGTGACTCAAGCGAACTAATCAATGACTTGGGTATCTGCAAACTGACATCAGTTGGAAACGTCACGCGTACTTCTTCACCAACTGGCAAAATAATCGTAATAGGATTCTTATCCCACACCAGCATACGGTCTGCATAAGCAAGCAATGGAAAACTACACAGAAGGATTATCAACAATGATTTCTTCATGACTTATTCGCCCTCTCTTTTTTGCTTTTTTCTTCGGCCTCTTTCTCCGCGCGAGTCGGGTCTACCATGAAGCCGTCCACCGCCATACCCATTTCGTTACAGTTGCGGAAATCAGGCACAACACGGAGCGAATAATTCATAGCAACATTCTTGATGACCATTCCCCCTACGCGCTCCTGGAGCTTCATGACCATGGCCACACTAAAAACATTTACGCCCACATCGCTGACAAAACCCTCTTGGTAAAAAAGCTCTTCCGTTAACACACGGGTTCGATCCAGTTCACCTGCCCGACTTTTCTCAGCCATGTTTTTCTTAAGCCACGCCTCAAACTCCGGCGTGATCAAGCATTTGTATTTTTCAATTGCTTTTTTGTAATCCGCCTTTCCTGACTCCGGCCAATCATTGAGCCCACGCCATACATAATGCGCAAATGAATAGGTGTTAGGCTTTTGAAGCATCCCTGGTTTTAATGTGGCACCTCGGGATAAATCCGGCGGTACATGTACCGTAATTTCACTTTGCCGCTGGTAATTTACATATGCCTGGAAAAACGCCAGGCCGAATGCAAAAACTAAAGCAATGCGTAATGTCCAAATGTGAGAGTCGCGCGAATGAAGCGCGTTGCGTGCATCACCCACGGCGTGCTCCTTTTCCAAAACGTTTGGATTCACCGATGTATTTGGTGTTTACCAAACCGAAATTTATCTTCATCAACAGCACCTTTTCTTTAAACCAGGTGAGGTAATATTTCTGGCGAATGTACTTCAGCCATTCCAACAAACCCCACGTAATACCAAGACCGATAATCAAACCAATCACAATGCCGAACATGATGATTCCGATAGCGACGCCGATCATTACGCCGATAATTAATCCAGCAACAGCGCCAACCAAAATTGATGTCATCAATTCGGTTTGCGTGCAGTCGTAATACACGATGGGTTCCTGATTGACCGCGTCCGCCAAGGGATCATCATGCTCTGACATAGTGGCCTCCTGACTTAACTCATGAAACGTAAAACCCAAGTGCCAACGGCGATCACAAAAATCACCATCACCACGCTACCCAGGGAGTCACCGATCACAGCACCCCAACGGCCTTGGTCATTCGATTTTTGTTCGTTCCAGGATTTCAAAATGGTTTTGAGTGCAACGAAACCGGCGTACAACATTGCACCCCAAATAGCGATTTTTCCGAGAAATTTGAGAATGATGATAAGAATGTCTGCTCCGTCGGAATCTTCATCAATGCCGTCAATATCAATTTCTGGCATGGTGATATCCTGGGCGTATGCAGCATTAATGCTGAACAGACCCACGAGCAGTAATAAGGGGAGATTGAACAGAGAGACCCAACGTTGAAATTGAGCGCGCAGGCGAGCCATCACCATCCGTGAAGGCGGAACTAGTTGTAACATAATTAACTCCGATGATTTAAGAGAACATAAAAATGGCTACCAGAAACAGCAGCATCACCAGTCCTCTCAACACCACCATGAACACACTCATATCATCTTTGTTTTTCTCTTCGCTTCTATCCTTGAAAGCTTTAATAGTTATATAAATCAAAACCAGCGCTGCCAACACAAATAACGTGACTGCCAAACCTAAATACAATCGATCAACCGCACCGAAATAATTTAGAAATACCTCTTTCGCATCAGAATTCATTGCGGGGTATTACCTGCAAATGCCAATTCATTAATTTTTCTTGGGCTGCGCGATGGCTTTTGCAAATGCGCCTCCAGCGCTCTACGCATTTCCTGTAAATCATTTCGCAATGCCACATAATCCAATGTAACACGTGCATCTGGATCTGCATTAGTCGCTGCTTTCGCAGCTAACTCATCAAGATGCTTTAGTTCTTGCGCAACCTTTATTAAATAACGTTTTTCTGCCTCCGTAGTGGTATCTACTTCTGCAATTACTGCTTGGCTGAACATGAGTGCACAACCCATCAACCTCGCTAACATATTTTTCATTGTTTGATATCCTCTTTATCAATCAATACGGGGTAATGATGTATGCCGTAACTACTGGCAATGTCATCAATAGGGACTGCACTTAGCGTTAAACCGGGCGCACGCGCTCTTAGAAAATCCATGTTTTCCTGCGACGACACATTGATAACAATGCCCTGTGCACCAATTGCCTTTAAGTGGGCTTTATTGGCGATTAACCATTCGATAGATAAACTGTCGACACCAATGATGAACATCGGCTTGGTGACCTGGTACGAATGTTTAGTCTGCTCAACAATCCCAACCGTCAATTCCGAGCGAATAGGAAAATGATCAGGTGCTGTTGCAGGCACGATATTTTCTGCGAGTGATTTGCGATCAAGGAGTTGCTGTTTAATGTGTTTCCTTTTTGGAAACTCAGTGTCGCGCCCACCAAAATCAGCAATGACCTCGGGCTGCGCAAAGGACCAGGAAGACGACACCAGCAGTAAGAACACAGAAAATAATTTGCGAATCATCCTGCCCCCCCTTCCTGGCGAGGCGCCATTGATTGACCGTATTCGTAACAGCGCTCACTAAATCGCAAGCAGCGGTTAAATACCATTTGCCGATAGGACGCTGCCTGTGCCCTTCCCTTGGGCCCATCACCGGGACTGTAGTACTTTCCGACTGCCACCCACCAATCAGGAGAACCTTGTTCAACCGTAGAGAGATAATGTTTAACCAGCAGGTTAGCCGCGTAATTTAAATTGATCGTTGGATCGAGTGCTTGCAGTGGTGATTTAAAATTGTCTACATGCGCAGGCATATAAATTTGCCCTAAGCCCACCGCAACTTTTCCGATGCGTCCCTGACGCGCAGCGTCAGTCATTGCATTAATCAATGCAGCTTCGGCTTCCTCACGTGTTTCAAAAAAGAATGGCTTTTCATCAATATTTAGCGTCCAGGGCCAAGGCAATAATTTTCCATCGTTCGACCTACCGCTTTCCTGCATGGTTACTGAAAAAAACACATCAGCTGGCATGCCGTAGTAGTCGGCAATAATGCGATAGGCACGCGGAATTTCCGCGATGCTGATACATGAAGTTCCACTCAGGATTGCTAACAGCAATACGCGCAATTTCATATCGCCACCACCTGGTTACCACCACCCGTCGTTTGCTTGAACAGTGCGGGCAATTTCGGCGTAGGGATAGCCATGCTCTTTGATGCTGCGGCGAAAATACCGTTATCAAAATTGAGCGTTATCTCTTTGGTTTTTACACGCTCGACGGGAATACTGGCGCTTTCAGCCCACTTAAAAATAGCCTTTTCATCAGCCGCACCGATGATGAAAATATCCACCTTTGCCTGGGTTTTTAATATCCGGGTTACCAATGATCGACAATGCACATCACAATCACCGGCATTCACAAACAGGCGCAATTTGTCGAAGGGCTTTAACGTCGCCAAGGTCGGCATACGTTTTTGTATGTACTCGACGTAACGTTCCTGAACAATGGTGCGCTCTTTGTCATACAGGGTCTGGAATTCCGTTACCGAGTATTGGCGCCATACATCCAACTCTGCCTCGATACGGGCGTAACGGCGTTTCTCCTCCATGGAGGAACTGTAATAAGACAGCATCGCAAGCGGCGTAGAATGGTTCTCCCAAACAGACCATGGCGATTTCTTTTTCAATTCTTCGTAAGTTGTCCACTCTTCGTCTGTCAATTGCCAATACGCATTGGGTTTGCTGTGCATTTTTGAATAACGATTCAAAAGCGAATCAGTTGTTGTTGTCGGGGTATAAACAATTGGCGTCTGAGGCAAAAACTGTGCGAATGATGGCATTGCTGAAAGCAAAGTAACAACGAACCCTATGCATATACCAATCAGATGCTTAGCCATTACAAACGAAGCTCCTGTTGCTTGCCTGCCACGGTAAAAATGGCTGATTTCGTTGCGGTATCCGCTGCAATGAGCGTCCATCCACGCCAGGTATCACCAGGCATTAATAAATCGGAATCATCTAACCCGTCACGGAGGGAAACGTATGACGTTCCGGCGATGTTGCGTATGGATATCAGCACTACCGGAATGATGGGAACGGGTTTGGGCGCCGCTTTAACTACCGGTTTAGCTGCAGCGGCTTGCTGGACTTTTTTCTGTTGCTCAATTTTTTGTTCCAGCGATGAGGAGAATCGCTCTAAATTCTCCAATCTCTGCGTTGCTTTTTGCGTGGCGAAATTTCCAGCGTTAATATTTTCCTGTAGTTCAGATTGTTTTAACTTGATCGTATCCAGATCGTCTGCCAGCTGCTTGACCACTCCACTCATTTCTTCGATGGCCACCTTAAATGGATCCGGTTTTTTGGATTCTGGAGCAAGGCCAAACATTTGCAGTATTGGATCCTTGCCCAACATTGCAATCGTCAGAGAGATTAGTAATGCAGCAACAATTGATAACATAACGGCTATAACTGTTGTCTTCGTCAATCCATTGCGAGGATTGCTCTGCGTGTTGTTACGACGGCGAGTCGTTTCATCAGGATCAGCATGCAAACTGTTGACTTCAGGTAACTCCGGAAACTCGTTCATAAAATCCTCAAAAATTGTTACTTACAAAAATTTCTTGAAACTTTTTGCTGTTACGAATACCGCAACGGCGAACACTGTCATTACAGGGAGAAAAACCAATGTTGGGTGAATGGATATGGGAGCAGTGAGATAACCACCGAATGACAAAAATAAAGTCGGTACCACAATGCGTTTAGCACGGTGATAAAGCATTGCTGATTCAATCCCACCACACGCCTTGCGAATATCACGCTCAACCAGACCATCAATAAATGCCACTAGTCCAACCAGCACAAATCCCGACAAGGCGCTAATGCAAATAGCGCTGCGCACGGCGAAAATAAAAATGGTGTTGATCATGGCATCAAGGCCGTAAGCAATGACCTGCGTAACGCTGTTTACATCCCCTGCAAACCAGTTTGAAACTTCACGCAAATGTAAAATGGATACGGCTTTATCCGCCCACGTCATGAAGGTCACAGCAACATCTTGCGGATAGAGGCCGGTAATTAAATTACGGTTGTATGCACCTAAATACGTAATTTCCAATTCCAAAATTTTTCGTGAATGGTCAGGCCCCCAAAATTTGACCATACCCACCCATTCGACAAGGATCGACACACCGATAGCGATTAATGACCATCCGGTAAAACGAAATACATTGCCTACCGTTGTCTGCATCAGCCAACCCCAGACACCAACCCGCTTTGGTCGAGGCGGCCGCGTTGTATGCTGTGTTGTCATGCTGCCACCTTCAAATCGGCGATAGAGAACCAGTCATCATTCGCACTACCGCTGTCACAGGTCTCGCGCATTTTTGTGTAGAGGAAATCGAGATCTTCCGGTAATTCTCCCGTCGCTTTAAATTGTGGAATACGCAATTTGTAGAGCTTTCCACCCAGCATTGCGTACGCATGACCTTTTGGCAGGCGAGTTAAATCACCCGCTGAAACCAGTGGTGTTTCTTTGGTAGAAATACGTTGTTGTGTATTAGAGGTAAAGTCATTCGGGCTATCAGGATTCGTATCGTCTGAAGTACCCGAGACTAACGTGAGATGATTCACTTCTACCTGTGGTAACAGCTGCGTCAACAATTCAGCGGTTGCGAGCTCCTTCACGCGCAACATAATAAGATTACCCAGGTTACCGATCACTTGACCGGCTTTTGCGTCATCACCAAATCGAGCTTTGATATCGGATAATGTTTGCGTATAGACCGTTAACTGGAATCCAGCACCACCCGCTTTGTTCGCCATTGGGACAAAGTCTTTACCCACCAGCTCGTTAAATTCATCGGCGTGAATACAGATTTTGCGAGTCGTTGCGAGTGCAGCCAACTCAGGCGATAAACCTTGTGTCTGACCAAATTTATAAATCGATCCTGCGGTCGACGTTAGGTCGGCAAACATCGAACTGCTGACCGCTTGCGCTACTTCTGCATCGGTCAATGCATCAAAGCCGCAATATACAATCCCGCCCGTGCGAATAATTTCATCCCACGTAAACGTAGGCCGTGGATCATTCAAGTCATCGTAATTCGGCGAAAGCAATTCGGCGGTTGGGCCAGATGTTAACTTTTCCAACAGCGGGAAAAGCGATGCAACCAATTTGTCGTAGAATGTCTTTTCGTACTCAAACGTTTTGATTAGTGCGTGCGCAACAGGATCAACCAATTTCGCTTCTTTATAAACTTCAACAGCTGCCCACGTTTTCCGATCACGTGATGCTTGTGCTTTATCCGATGGCTTGCGATCAGATTCAGCGATAGCGTTGATTGAATTATTCCAATCACTATGCCCTGCTCGATGCAATGCGTTTTCTGATTGTGGCTGAGTAAATACAAACGTGAGATATTCAAGTAGTAACGGATCGATATCTGCGCCATACATCAACAGGTTTTCGTAAGTGATTGGCTTACCTAATGCCGTTGCCGCTTTGGAAATTACATTGACATAACGCCATGTAAATTCCCTAAATGCTGCCGAGTTACCCTCACCTGGTAATTGCCCGGCAATACGGGATGCAGGCTCGGTGATTCGGCTGAAGGAACCAACAGGGTTGTAGCGTGCAGAAATTTCCGGGTAACCCAGATGGAAACAATAAAATTGATGACCACGGCCCGCTTTGACAGCCTCTGTATATGCGCGCTTGAGTAAGTCCGGGTCTCCCTTCGGATCAAAGATAATGACAATTTCGTTATTGTGGATGTCTTGGGTGATGAGAACTTCGGCCAATCTCGTTTTTCCGACACGGGTCGTGCCGACAACAAATTTATGCGCAACTCGTTCAGATTGACGCTCATAAATTGGGACTTCACCCTCCCACAAACCAACCGCGTGAATTGCAGGATTTCCTTCAGTGTAAGGAATGGGTGCAACCGGGTTATACCAGGCCTGCGTTGAACTAACCCATGCCATCCATGCTGTGAGCGCTGAACGGCGTAGAATTTTTTCAAGTGCGCGTGCAGCTTTGTATTTTCGAGTTTGGTGCCTGTATCGATGCCAATCAAATTCCTGTCGATCAAAATCCACGCGGCGCTGTGTGTGTCGCGCAGTCCATTCAAAACCTAATCCTAGATATAAATCGTCTTTCGATACCGGTATGTCATTACTGTCAATTGTGAAACCCGTAAGTACATGCATTTCATATTGGTATTTCAGCAATTTACGCGATTGCATAAATCGCTGACCACAACGCGCAAATAATCCCGCCGCAATCCCATAGCTTAATGATGGCGTGCTCAGTGCACCCATTAACACCGCTGGTGATAACAACGTCAATGCGCCCGCGAGACCATAAGCAGTCGCTGACATGGTTTCGTATGCTGGGCGTAATAAATTTTCTACGGGATGTTTTGTACTCATGATGGGCGCGAATCATAACGATCAAAAACCCTTCGTCAGTTATCAATTCGAACTCGCCATGTGCAATTTGATTAATGCACTAAAAAGCCAAAACCATTACAAAGCGCGCAAGCAGGGTCAAGGGGCTTACCCAGGGAAAAAGCCCGCGCCTCCTCCTCGTTTAATCGTCCGGAGGCGCGGGCGCGAAAACGCTAGGGCTAAAGGATTAGAAGGGTTAACTACAGAAAGGAAAAAAGCCGTGAAGGGTTAAAAAACCAAACCGCAAAAAGGCCAAAAACGTAATGACTGAATCAACTTCCACTTTTGAAACCTCCCTTTCAATCATTCTTGAACAATTAGAAAAAAAGGAATGGGCGAGCCCATTAAAGGGCTTGGAACAAAAATTTCGCCAGCTTCCGGAAGATGAAACAAGCTTCGGCACAGAAATTATTAACACTCTCCATGCTCTGCATCAAGCAATTGAATTAGATGCCAGCTTACCACTGAGTCAATTGATGGCTATTCGCTTGGCAGGTTTAACATGTTGGACTTATCGCTTTTTCCATGTTGAATCCGGACGGCATCATTATCTGGATCCATTGAATACACCAATTCCCGATTTCCAGAAAAAAATAACTGTTCAACAAAGTACATCCTCCTACCCTTCGACTGACATTATCAAACGCTGGGCTCGGGAGAATTTACGTTGAGCCAGGTGTTACCGATTTTATCGGCTGCAAAATTATTTGAACTTTGCAAAATTGATAGCAAGTTTTCTGAACTTCGAACAATTGCTGGATTTGATACCAATATTTTTAATGTATTAATCAGCGAACCGCTTCAGCAATATGCTGAACTTGTCCAGTTGGCTCCTGCTAGCGAGGCCCACCACCACAGTGGTCCAGGCGGCTTGTTAAAACACACCCTGGATGTAACTACCCTCGCCCTGAAAAAACGTAAAGGATATCAATTACCTCTTGGCGGTAGCCTCACTGATATTGGTAAACAACGTTTACTGTGGACGTATGCTGTTTTTGTGGGATGCCTCCTGCATGACATTGGAAAACTGAGCGCAAATACTCGTCTCGTTGCCATACATAAATCTGGTAAAGAATTACCGTGGACTCCCAGTAGTGGTCCTTTAACCAATCTGGTTGATAAAGATGGAGCGAAAATTCCTCTTGAGGGATATCGCATTGAATTTCGTAAGACACCTTACCGATATCACGAACACCTAGCGTTAATTCATTGGGGTGTTTTGCCAAAATCCGGACGAACCTGGCTTATTGAAGCCTCCCATATCATGGCAGAACTGACCGCGTGGTTATGGGGGGACAAATTTGAGTCTGGAACTATTGGGCAGATTATCGAGTATGCCGACCGCGAATCCACCGCCAAGAATTTACAAGTACCGCCTGATCATCGCTTCAGTAATGTCATTCCGGCAATTGATCGCTATCTCAAGTTGTTGCGTCAGTGGATTCAGGACGGAGCAATTCGTATCAATACCAATGGGGGCATGGGCTGGGTTGATGAGCATGGTCATTTGTATTTGGTATGCCGATCACTCGCCGAAAAATTGATCCAGGAATGTAATTCCCTTGGGCTTAAAAATTTGCCTCAGGATCCTGTGCGTGTATATGA is a window encoding:
- a CDS encoding DUF2895 family protein is translated as MGDARNALHSRDSHIWTLRIALVFAFGLAFFQAYVNYQRQSEITVHVPPDLSRGATLKPGMLQKPNTYSFAHYVWRGLNDWPESGKADYKKAIEKYKCLITPEFEAWLKKNMAEKSRAGELDRTRVLTEELFYQEGFVSDVGVNVFSVAMVMKLQERVGGMVIKNVAMNYSLRVVPDFRNCNEMGMAVDGFMVDPTRAEKEAEEKSKKERANKS
- the traD gene encoding type IV conjugative transfer system coupling protein TraD, with the protein product MSTKHPVENLLRPAYETMSATAYGLAGALTLLSPAVLMGALSTPSLSYGIAAGLFARCGQRFMQSRKLLKYQYEMHVLTGFTIDSNDIPVSKDDLYLGLGFEWTARHTQRRVDFDRQEFDWHRYRHQTRKYKAARALEKILRRSALTAWMAWVSSTQAWYNPVAPIPYTEGNPAIHAVGLWEGEVPIYERQSERVAHKFVVGTTRVGKTRLAEVLITQDIHNNEIVIIFDPKGDPDLLKRAYTEAVKAGRGHQFYCFHLGYPEISARYNPVGSFSRITEPASRIAGQLPGEGNSAAFREFTWRYVNVISKAATALGKPITYENLLMYGADIDPLLLEYLTFVFTQPQSENALHRAGHSDWNNSINAIAESDRKPSDKAQASRDRKTWAAVEVYKEAKLVDPVAHALIKTFEYEKTFYDKLVASLFPLLEKLTSGPTAELLSPNYDDLNDPRPTFTWDEIIRTGGIVYCGFDALTDAEVAQAVSSSMFADLTSTAGSIYKFGQTQGLSPELAALATTRKICIHADEFNELVGKDFVPMANKAGGAGFQLTVYTQTLSDIKARFGDDAKAGQVIGNLGNLIMLRVKELATAELLTQLLPQVEVNHLTLVSGTSDDTNPDSPNDFTSNTQQRISTKETPLVSAGDLTRLPKGHAYAMLGGKLYKLRIPQFKATGELPEDLDFLYTKMRETCDSGSANDDWFSIADLKVAA
- a CDS encoding DUF3487 family protein yields the protein MSEHDDPLADAVNQEPIVYYDCTQTELMTSILVGAVAGLIIGVMIGVAIGIIMFGIVIGLIIGLGITWGLLEWLKYIRQKYYLTWFKEKVLLMKINFGLVNTKYIGESKRFGKGARRG
- a CDS encoding transglycosylase SLT domain-containing protein; the protein is MKLRVLLLAILSGTSCISIAEIPRAYRIIADYYGMPADVFFSVTMQESGRSNDGKLLPWPWTLNIDEKPFFFETREEAEAALINAMTDAARQGRIGKVAVGLGQIYMPAHVDNFKSPLQALDPTINLNYAANLLVKHYLSTVEQGSPDWWVAVGKYYSPGDGPKGRAQAASYRQMVFNRCLRFSERCYEYGQSMAPRQEGGAG
- a CDS encoding DUF4400 domain-containing protein — encoded protein: MQTTVGNVFRFTGWSLIAIGVSILVEWVGMVKFWGPDHSRKILELEITYLGAYNRNLITGLYPQDVAVTFMTWADKAVSILHLREVSNWFAGDVNSVTQVIAYGLDAMINTIFIFAVRSAICISALSGFVLVGLVAFIDGLVERDIRKACGGIESAMLYHRAKRIVVPTLFLSFGGYLTAPISIHPTLVFLPVMTVFAVAVFVTAKSFKKFL
- the mobH gene encoding MobH family relaxase encodes the protein MLPILSAAKLFELCKIDSKFSELRTIAGFDTNIFNVLISEPLQQYAELVQLAPASEAHHHSGPGGLLKHTLDVTTLALKKRKGYQLPLGGSLTDIGKQRLLWTYAVFVGCLLHDIGKLSANTRLVAIHKSGKELPWTPSSGPLTNLVDKDGAKIPLEGYRIEFRKTPYRYHEHLALIHWGVLPKSGRTWLIEASHIMAELTAWLWGDKFESGTIGQIIEYADRESTAKNLQVPPDHRFSNVIPAIDRYLKLLRQWIQDGAIRINTNGGMGWVDEHGHLYLVCRSLAEKLIQECNSLGLKNLPQDPVRVYDILQEHGYALSTDDGKAIWTISIETGTYHHQFTCLKFESRRLIPSSRELKPLDGVIKFVAPGEQASAKIIPESAAQANEQPLQNVTTGGENEDIEQTPEPEMGVEAAAITSENSSEKIDNNISESEISEVHDEVIQETAEPLDTVSNNQEDVGPVKTSVSIIKNLEYEAPETAQKFLSWLQRGLLEKTILINNPDAEVHIVEDGIFLLAPAIFKTFLRLHGVPEEKHKNLSKRFANLRKHIRCNDLNIHPYWVSSSNRAAKINGWLLPFNVIYENDYPIPKPNKFIKKKLGGDDG
- a CDS encoding RAQPRD family integrative conjugative element protein — its product is MKNMLARLMGCALMFSQAVIAEVDTTTEAEKRYLIKVAQELKHLDELAAKAATNADPDARVTLDYVALRNDLQEMRRALEAHLQKPSRSPRKINELAFAGNTPQ
- a CDS encoding DUF3438 family protein — its product is MKKSLLIILLCSFPLLAYADRMLVWDKNPITIILPVGEEVRVTFPTDVSLQIPKSLISSLESLAPNQQIVYWKATQPFDKARVVAPSADNQTVYLIDLVTQENALAESLVIEDPDRVIAQHNDEPPRDLLEGVQDLLDPPEIVLTRFASQSLYAPRRLMPVNPDIATMPLVQIPANFPLMRSQKGEQYRLSVVSAWSGYGLHITAVLLINQSELNLAVNPGLVQGNFSHITPQHLQLGPKGSLEDRKTLYLISSVPFNAAIQEDGYGY
- a CDS encoding PFL_4695 family integrating conjugative element protein translates to MIRKLFSVFLLLVSSSWSFAQPEVIADFGGRDTEFPKRKHIKQQLLDRKSLAENIVPATAPDHFPIRSELTVGIVEQTKHSYQVTKPMFIIGVDSLSIEWLIANKAHLKAIGAQGIVINVSSQENMDFLRARAPGLTLSAVPIDDIASSYGIHHYPVLIDKEDIKQ